The proteins below come from a single Anaerolineae bacterium genomic window:
- a CDS encoding YraN family protein: MDKRKQIGRQGEEIAAAYLMERGYHILQRNWSCPTGELDIIVEGGDTLVFVEVRTRRGNRFGPAEESITPAKQARLIELAQTYLQETVSAHTSWRIDVVAVQLGLGLPRINHIENAVGW, encoded by the coding sequence ATGGATAAGCGCAAACAAATCGGGCGGCAGGGCGAGGAGATTGCGGCAGCTTACTTGATGGAGCGGGGGTATCATATTTTACAGCGCAATTGGTCTTGTCCAACCGGGGAGTTGGACATTATTGTGGAAGGGGGCGATACCCTTGTTTTTGTCGAGGTGCGTACCCGGCGGGGAAATCGTTTTGGCCCCGCCGAGGAGAGCATCACCCCGGCCAAACAGGCCCGCCTGATTGAGTTGGCCCAAACCTATTTGCAGGAAACGGTTTCCGCGCATACATCTTGGCGGATTGATGTAGTAGCGGTACAATTGGGCCTGGGCTTGCCGCGGATCAATCATATTGAAAATGCGGTTGGCTGGTGA
- a CDS encoding response regulator has product MKILYVEDHPAQSDIMRQMLEFSGCEVVLAGSGEEGIEKAQTEQPDVILMDLRMPGMGGIEAIRYLKNDPAVADIPVIVISAWTSRRNREDALKAGASIFIAKPVDTKRLLNEINNLVTPENG; this is encoded by the coding sequence ATGAAAATTCTATATGTTGAAGACCATCCTGCCCAAAGCGACATCATGCGGCAAATGTTGGAGTTTTCGGGGTGTGAGGTTGTTTTGGCCGGCAGCGGCGAGGAGGGCATTGAGAAGGCGCAGACAGAACAGCCCGACGTGATTTTGATGGATTTACGCATGCCCGGCATGGGGGGGATTGAGGCCATCCGTTATTTAAAAAATGATCCGGCTGTGGCCGATATTCCCGTTATCGTTATTTCCGCCTGGACCTCTCGCCGCAATCGAGAAGATGCGCTTAAGGCCGGGGCCAGCATCTTTATTGCCAAACCCGTTGACACCAAACGGCTGCTCAATGAGATCAATAACTTGGTTACGCCAGAAAATGGATAA